AGCCCGGCGGCCTGGAGGAGCGTCAGGACCGACGGCGTCCGGATCATGGTCACCCAGGTGCCGATCTGCAGCTCGCCGCGCTCGGCCCGAACCCGGTAGGCGTTCTCGTTCACCACGCGCCTCCCCCCTGAACCGAAGTCAGTCGGAACAGACCACATTCCCGGGCGAGCCGTCAAGCCCATCACTCGCGCCGCAGGCCGGGGGCGGAGCACAGCCGGCGGCTGTGGTATGATCCGGCGAGTTCACCGAGCCGCCGGGGAGGTTCCGATGTCGACCCAACGCATCCCGGGCTTCTGCGCGCTCTGTCGGTCGCGTTGTGGCTGCATCTCGGTCGTGGAAGACGGCCGGCTGGTCGCCGTCGAGCCCGACCCGGGCCACCCGACCGGCCAGAGCCTGTGCGTCAAGGGCCGGGCGGCCCCCGAGCTGGTGTACGCGGCCGACCGGCTCCTCCACCCGATGAAGCGCACCCGCCCCAAGGGTGACCCGGACCCCGGCTGGGTCCGGATCGGCTGGGACGAGGCGCTCGACTGGACCGCGGCCCGGATGCGGGAGGCGGCCGACCGGGACGGCCCCGAGGCGGTGGCCTTCGCGGTGACCACGCCGTCCGGCACGGCGGTCTCGGACGGGTTTGCATGGATCGAGCGGCTGATCCGGGTCTTCGGCAGCCCGAACACGATCTGGGGCGAGGAGCTGTGCGCGTGGCACCGCGACTTCGCCACGGCCTACACCTTCGGCGTCGACATCGGCGCCCCCGACTTCGCCCGCACCGGCTGCCTCCTCCTCTGGGGGCACAACCCCTCGACCTCCTTCCTGGCCCAGGCGACGGCTGCCGCCGACGCGAAGACCCGCGGGGCGGCGCTGATCGTGGTCGACCCGCGGCGGGCGGGCCTGGCCAACCGGGCGGACCAGTGGCTCCGCGTGCGGCCCGGCACCGACGGCGCGCTGGCGCTCGGCCTGGCCGCCGTGATGATCGCCGAGGGCTGGTACGACCGGGAATTCATCCGCGACTGGAGCACCGGCCCCTTTCTCGTGCGCGACGACACCGGCCGCTTCCTCACCGCGGCCGACCTCGCGGAGCCGGGCTCGGCGGAGCACTCCGTGGCCTGGGATCGCGCGGCCGGCCGCCCGGTCGCGTACGACCCGCGGGCCGCCCGGTTCCTCGGGCCGATCCAGGAGCCGATGCTCCTCGGATCGGTCAACTGCCCGACGCCGGCGGGACCCGTCACCGGCCGTCCCGCGTTCGAGCGCTACGCCGCGCTCTGCCGCGCCTATCCGCCGGCCCGCGTGGAACAGATCACCGGGGTGCCGGCCGGCCAGGTCGTGGAAACGGCGCGCCTCCTCTGGGAGCGGCGCCCGGTGTCCTACTTCCACTGGACGGGACTCGAGCAGCACACGAACGCCACCCAGGCGGTCCGGGCGATCTCGCTGCTGTATGCGCTGACCGGGAGCTTCGACGCGCCCGGCGGCAACCTCCGGGTGAGCCGCCCCGCCGTCAACGACCTGGGTGGCCGCACGGCTCTCCCCGCGACGCACTGGGCGAAGACCCTCGGATTCGGCGAGCGCCCGCTCGGGCCGGGCCGTCACGGCTGGGTCACCGCCCGCGACGTCTACCGGGCGATCCTGCAGGGCCGGCCATATCCGATCCGCGGGCTGGTCGGGTTCGGCTCGAACCTGCTCCTCTCCCAGCCCGACGCCGAGCTCGCCCGCGCCGCGCTCACGCGGCTCGAGTTCGTCGTCTACACCGAGCTGTTCCTGACGCCGACGGCGGTGCTGGCCGACGTGGTCCTTCCGGTGGCCTCGGCCTGGGAGCGGGAAGGGCTGCGGG
The DNA window shown above is from Candidatus Methylomirabilota bacterium and carries:
- a CDS encoding molybdopterin-dependent oxidoreductase; the protein is MSTQRIPGFCALCRSRCGCISVVEDGRLVAVEPDPGHPTGQSLCVKGRAAPELVYAADRLLHPMKRTRPKGDPDPGWVRIGWDEALDWTAARMREAADRDGPEAVAFAVTTPSGTAVSDGFAWIERLIRVFGSPNTIWGEELCAWHRDFATAYTFGVDIGAPDFARTGCLLLWGHNPSTSFLAQATAAADAKTRGAALIVVDPRRAGLANRADQWLRVRPGTDGALALGLAAVMIAEGWYDREFIRDWSTGPFLVRDDTGRFLTAADLAEPGSAEHSVAWDRAAGRPVAYDPRAARFLGPIQEPMLLGSVNCPTPAGPVTGRPAFERYAALCRAYPPARVEQITGVPAGQVVETARLLWERRPVSYFHWTGLEQHTNATQAVRAISLLYALTGSFDAPGGNLRVSRPAVNDLGGRTALPATHWAKTLGFGERPLGPGRHGWVTARDVYRAILQGRPYPIRGLVGFGSNLLLSQPDAELARAALTRLEFVVYTELFLTPTAVLADVVLPVASAWEREGLRVGFGPTPEGEAFIQLRAPVVAPRGEARSDTWIVCELAKRLGLGESFFGGDEDAGHRFVLAPSGITLEALRAKPEGVRVPLETRYRKYAEPAADGPAGFPTPSRRVEIYAQRFLDHGQAPLPEYVEPAASPVSRPDLAARYPLVLTSAKVVQFCHSQHRNLPHLRRHSPDPVIELHPAAAGSRHIAPDDWVLVETPRATMRGRARLNGSLAPDVVCAQFGWWQACEPLGLPGYDVAGLGSANYNGVIDTDTADPISGTIPLRSYLCEVRKAPG